The genome window TGGTCAAGCGCAACCTTTACCCGGGCAATACTGATCAGGTTCTGCTCCCGGTTCAGTGGATTGGTGAACCTGTCATCGTCCGGTGAGCCGAGGCAGGCGCGGGCTTTTTCCGGGTGCCCGGTCGCCAGAAAGCAGCGGGCCAGTAACGCAGAACTTGCGGGTGGCTCAAAAACAATATGATCCCTGCGCCTGCGGCCCATGTCGGCGGCATCTTCCAGCACTTCTATCGCCTCCTGAAAACGCCCCTCACTGAAAGCAAGGTGACCTCGAACGTACTGGATCACAACGTGCTGGCCTGCTTCGGTGCCACCACGAACATGCTCCAGAAGAGGGGCCAGATGCGTTGCCGCCAGCTGTGGTTCGTTGCGTTCCCGGTAAATTTCGGTAAGGGCACTGTTTTGCCAGCAGGAGATCAGGCGCGGCTGACTGGGGTCAGCGTAATGCTGGTCGACCCAGCGCCGTACCTCGGTGCAGGTATCAAGCGCCATTTCGATATCGCCACGATTGTACTGGATCCACGCGAGCAGGCCGCCACTGGAGAGCACGGTGCTGGGCTTTCGCTCAACCTGGCCATACCGCACTGCCGATTGAAGCGCTTCTTCAGCGTCTGCAAGATCGCCTTTACCAAAATAGTCCAGGCCGAGACCATAGTAAGTGACGGACTTGAGGGGAATCTGGGTGTGGTCGATATCCTTGAGCACCTGTCGTGTCAGGTCACTGGCGTTCTTATCATCGCTGCGGGTTCTCGCCAGGTAGGAGCGAATCAGTGATATTTCACTCTGCAGGCCGAGGGCGCCTTCGGCGTCCGGATGAGAATCGGCCACCTGACGGTCCAGAAGATCTTCGAGCGAGAGCAGAAGGGGTTCGAGCGTGTCCACCCGGTTGGCAAAAAACAGCCCCCACACTCTCAGCATCTGCAATTGGGGGCTCTCTTTCACGAACTCGTCGGGCAGGGCCTGAATCCAGTCAAGCACGGGCAGGTGGTAGCCCCCGTGAATCAGGTTGTTGCCATGTTCTGCGAGCACATTGGCCAGCCGTGGCCAGTCCTGGTGATGGACGATCTGGGCAATGGCCTCTTGTACATGGGCGTGATCAAGCAACCATTCAACGGTTTTTTGTCGGAGTCTCGACGCTCTCTCGGGGTCCCTTTGCCCGATTCTCTGAAGCAGGGCGTCACGGAAAAGATCGTGATAGCGGAACCATTCGTTGTGGGTGTCCAGGGGGATCAGAAACAGGTTCTGGGTGAGTAACTGTTGAAGTTGCTGCTGGCTGTCGTTTGCACCCCGAATTGCGTCACACAGCGAGGCGCACAGCCGGGGACAACAAGCTGTGTCCAGAAGAAACCGGGAGACTTCCTCTGACTGCTGGTCCAGCACTTCGGCCAGAACATAATCGCTGATATGCCTCTCGTCGACATCGAGATGGGCTGATTTAAGGTTGGTTGCCGTCGCGCCTTTACCAGGGCTGGGCTGCACACCGCCGGATAGCGCGGAAAGCTGCATGGCCGCCACCCAGCCTTCCGTTCTGCGGCATATGGAGCGTACTTCCTCCTCCGGGATGTTGAGCCCCATTGTGTCATGGAAAAATGCTCGGCATTCCTCTTCCGAAAAGGCGAGCAATCCGGGATGAATGTCCTGCACCCACCGCCGGACCCGCCAGCGTGCGAGCGGCAGGGGAGGCTCGGTACGGGAAGCAATGGTTACCGTGATGCCCGGCGGAAGGTAGTCAATAAAGTAAGCAAACTGGCGTTGGATCTCATTACCGCGGATGAAGTGAAAGTCGTCGAGAACCAGATTCCACGGAGTACCGTCGGCAGACAAAATGTTTATAAGGCCCGTGATTGCCGCGGTAACCGCGTCCACGGAGTTATGACCGAGTTGTTTGCGGCAGTCTTCGACACCTGCCAGGCCTGAATGCTCAAAAGCGCCTATCAGATACTGCCAGAACCGTCGGGATTCATCGTCGTGCTCATCAAGCGAAAGCCACGCGGTTGCAGACGGGGTGCGGGAACACCAATGCGCAACCAGGGTCGTCTTGCCAAAGCCGGCAGGGGCGATGACCAGGTTCAGTCTTTTCGGGCTCCGGGGATCCAATAACTCGCTCAACCGATCACGACGTACAGCGCGAGGATCAGATGTGGGCCGAAGAAATTTGGTGTTAAGCAGCATTGGTTCCCTGAATGCGGAAAGTGTCGATTACGGATTGTGTGCTCTGGTACATACAAGTCAAGGGCTATAGAAACAAAGCGTTGCGTCATTACCTGCGGGAATGCAATTTTGGTCTAAACTGTCTGAGAGGCATTGCCTAGACTCAAAAAGAATGAAAAATAATATTTTTATGCGTATTCTTGGCGAAAGCAAATAATCTTCTCGAACATGCAATCTGCCGAAGGCCGGGAATCCAGGGAGCAACAGAGTCAATGAAATTACAACAGTTGCGATATATCTGGGAAGTTGCGCATCACGATCTGAATGTGTCCGCAACCGCTCAAAGTCTCTTTACGTCTCAACCGGGAATCTCGAAACAGATTCGTCTGCTTGAGGATGAATTGGGGCTGGAGGTTTTTGCCCGCAGTGGAAAACATCTGACCCGAATCACACCCGGTGGTGAAATCATTATCCGGGAAGCAGGAGAAATACTTCGCCGGGTGGAAGGCATCAAGAAGATCGCCCAGGAGTTCAGTAACCAGCGCCGTGGGGATCTTAGCATTGCAACAACGCACACCCAGGCCCGGTATGCGTTACCGTCGATTATCAGCGGTTTTATTGAAGAGTATCCTGACGTGTCCCTTCATATGCACCAGGGCACCCCGATGCAGATCTCCGAAATGGCGGCGAACGGAGCCGTGGACTTCGCCATTGCCACTGAGGCCATGGAGCTTTTCAACGATCTGATCATGATGCCTTGCTATCGGTGGAATCGCAGTGTCATCGTCCCGAAGGATCACCCGTTGGCGAAAATACCTGAGCTGACACTGTCGGAACTGGCTGAATATCCCCTGGTGACCTATGTGTTCGGTTTCACCGGCCGGTCCAAGCTTGATGAGGCGTTTCAGTCTCAGGGACTGACTCCGAAGGTTGTGTTTACCGCCGCTGACGCTGACGTTATCAAGACCTATGTTCGCCTCGGACTTGGCGTTGGCATCATTGCCAGTATGGCCTTTGACCCGAAAGCGGATCCGGATCTTGTCGCCCTTGACGCCCGAAAACTTTTCCGACCGAGCGTGACACGTATTGGTTTCCGGAAGGGGACGTTCTTGCGAGGCTATATGTACGACTTTATTCAACGGTTTGCGCCGCATCTCACCAAGGAAAAAGTGGATGAAGCTGTAGCGCATCAGGGCAGCAGAACGGAAATAGAAGAGCTGTTCAAGGACGTGGAGTTGCCCACCTATTAATCAGGTGGGCTTTGTTGCCTGATTTCCGTTCAACTGCTGGCGATCAGGTTGTCTGCATGGAGCCCGCATTCCTTCTTTGTGGCTTCCTCCCACCACCAGCGGCCTTCGCGTTCGTGCTGACCCGGCAGCACCGGACGGGTGCAGGGCTGGCAGCCAATACTCACAAATCCTTTCTCGTGCAGCTCGTTGTATGGCGCTTCGGACATCCGGATATAGTCCCACACTTCCTTTGATGTCCAGTTGGCGAGCGGGTTGAACTTGATCAGGGTTTTTTCTTCTGTAGAGAACGCTGTGTCCTCCTGAATGACCGGGACATCATTACGGGTGCCGGGGCTCTGGTCCTTGCGCTGGCCGGTAATCCAGGCATCGACCGTCGCCAGCTTCCGTTTCAGGGGATTGACCTTGCGGATGCCGCAGCACTCAGAGTGGCCGTCTTCGTAGAAGCTGAATAACCCTTTTTTGTTTACCAGGTTCTGGACTTGTGTCGTATCCGGGCAGAGAACTTCGATCTCTATTCCGTAATGCTTTCTGACGCGTTCGACAAACTCGTAGGTTTCCGGATGCAGACGGCCGGTATCCAGGGTGAACACCTGCAGGTTGTCGGTGAGTTTGTGGGCCATTTCTATCAGCACAACGTCTTCTGCGCCACTGAAGGAAATGGCGATGCTGTCGTACTGCTTCAAGGCAGCCTTGAGGATTGAACGGGGGCTCTGGCCTTCGAGCTCATCCTGCAGCTGTTGGATGTCGGTCATTTCATCACTACCTGATCTAAATGTGTGAAAAGGTTACCATTAAATGCCTCATAGCCTGAAGGAATGACGATCTATATGGTTATTCCTGCTGCATGAAAATCGCTAGCGCGTAATGCACGATGCATTCCTTGCCGGATTTTCTTATCATACGGCGCTGATATCCGGGGCTGTTCTGCTCCGGCACACCAAACCGTTAATCAGGAGACCACTGTGGAACTCGCATGCCTTGACCTCGAAGGAGTACTGATCCCGGAGATCTGGATCGCGTTTGCCGAGAAGACCGGTATTGAAGAACTCAAGGCCACTACCCGTGACATTCCTGATTACGATGTGCTGATGACGCAACGACTGAGGCTCCTCGACCAGCACGGCTATGGTCTTCCACAGATCCAGGAAGTTATTGGCGAGCTGGATCCGCTGCCGGGTGCGCGGGAGTTTCTCGACTGGCTGCGTGAACGCTTCCAGGTGGTTATTCTGTCTGACACCTTCTACGAGTTCGCCATGCCGCTGATGGCCAAGTTGGGTTTCCCGGCTTTGTTGTGTCACAAACTCGAAGTGGCTGATAATGGACAGATTACCGACTATCTGTTGCGCCAGCGGGACCCGAAGCGCCAGTCAGTTCGCGCATTCCAGTTGCTGAACTACCGGGTGATCGCCGCCGGTGACTCTTACAATGACACCACCATGCTGGGGCAGGCAGAGCAGGGCATTCTGTTCCATGCACCCCAGAATGTGATTGATGAGTTCCCGCAGTTTCCCGCGGTTCATGACTTTGAGGAACTGAAGCAGGAGTTTCTCAAGGCGAGTGCTGTTCACAGCGCGTGACCAGCCCTGACCATGGGGGCAAGATTCTAGCTCGCCCCCTGAAAGCGTTCGAGAAATTCCATTAGCGGTCTGACCTTGGTCAGGGTCTCTTGATACTCACTTTCAGGGTCAGAGTCCGCAACAATTCCTCCTCCCCCCCAACAGCGTATTGTGCCCTTACCGTCACAAAGCATGGTTCGGATCGCAATATTGCTGTCGAGCGTGCCGTCGAGGCCGCGATAGAACACAGACCCGCAGTAAGGGCCACGCCAGTGTGGCTCCAGTTCCCGGATGATCTCCATGGCCCGGATTTTCGGTGCACCGGTGATAGAGCCGCCAGGGAAAGCGTCGAGGAGGGCTTTCATCGGAGTGACACCGTCTGCCAGCTCAGCCCGAATGTGACTCACCAGATGATGAACGTTCCTGAAAGATTCAAGTGAAAACAGCTTGTCGACAATGACGCTGCCTTTTGCCGCGTTCAGACTCAGGTCGTTTCTCAGCAGGTCCACGATCATCAGGTTTTCCGCGCGGTCTTTTGTCGAGGCTTCCAGTTCAGCGGCGTAGGCTGCATCGCTTGCAGGTGTTGATCCTCGTGGGCGTGTCCCTTTAATCGGGCTTGTGGTGACAACCTTCCCGTTGATTTGAAGGAATCGCTCCGGAGAAACGGATAGAACGGACGCATCGCCCACCCGGATGTAGGCGCTGTATGGGGTCGGGTTGGCGGTTGCCAGCGCCTGGAAAGCCTGCCACGGGTCGCCTTTGTAGCTGCCTGTGAATTCCTGGGAAAGGTTTGCCTGGTAGCAATCGCCCGCCTCAATGTATTCGCGGATCGTCTCTACGCTTTTTTTGAATGCTTCCGGCGATTGGCGGGCTGTGAACGGTGAGGCCATTCGCCATGGCTCCGGGTCTGAAGGAGGCGCCGTCGACATCCAGTGGTCCAGTGTCTGGCGTAGCCCGGTAGGGCATTCCGGGTGAATCCAGAGGTAGTAGGTATCGGTGCTTCGATTGTGGCTGGCTGTCCAGAGATAAAACCCGGCAGAGAGTAGCGGCACCGGCAAATCCGGGCAGAGATCTGCCAGCCGTTTTTCTTTCACATATCCGAGTTCGTAACTGAGGAACCCGATCCAGCCACCGGTCAGATAGTCTTTGCCTGCTGGTTCGGGGTGGACGCGAAAGCGATCCGCGAGGGATTCCATCCTGGCCTCCAGAGCCCTGATATCGTTCGGAGCTGAGAGCGGGTAATCAAGGGATAAGGACTCAATGGTGCAGGCGGAAAACCCACTGTATGAGCCGCGGCTCGGACCTTCTCCAACGCTCCCGATATAAACAAAGTCAGACTCACGAGCGGCATGAGATCGCAAGTGCTCGTACTGATGTTGATTAATCGGTGATGTGACGGGGAGATTCAATTTGCCCTCGGAAAAATCGGAAGAATGATAATCAGGCCACAAAACGGGCATTGTCGGTGCGCGAGTGCCACTGATCTAATAAAAGAGTCACATACCGCGACGGCCTGCTGTGAACCGGAGTATCGGTATTCTAACCGAGTCGGCCATTTGTCGCGTGGTAATCATCGCAAATAAAACAGGAATAATAAGCCATGGCGTACCTTAAAAAGTCCCTTTTGAATGCCACTTTGCTCTCTGTGTTTCTCGCTGCGCCGTTGGTGAGTGCAGAAGAAGCTCCTACAGCAGAGGTTCCGGAAAACAGCGTGATTTCTGATGGAAAGCTCACCAAAGAAGAGTTGGCGCAATACGCGGTAATAGGTCAGCGTCAGGTCGTTTATCTGACGGAAAAGGCGACAGATGAGTACTCTGATGAACTGGCGGACGCCAAACCTAATATGCCTGGTGCGTGGATGCTTCTTGACGACGGTAAGACGGTAAAACGGATCAATCTGGACTCGCAGGCCGGCGATGCACCGGCGCAGGTACGCATACTCATGTACCGGGCTGCCCTAAAATCTATCGCCAGGCGGGGCAAGATCAATGCGGCGGCAATTCTGTACACGGGTAAAGTCAATGAAGATAGCGACAAGGAAGCCTTGGTGATTGAGCATGAGCATCGACTGGGGATTTCAGGAAATAAAGTCATTCCTTTCGAGGTGAAGAACGGGAAAGTATATTATTCAGAGCCGGTTACGAGCAAAAAGCCTTTTCAAATGTTTTATGACAACAAATCTGAGGCTCTTGCTAACCAGGGTTGAGATGAGAAGTAGTCGCGATTTGTTTCAGGTTGTAAGTGCTGGGTAAAGAAGTGTGAATGCAGTCACGGACTAGGACTGTAAAACAATCTTAAATGGAATTGTGGAGTAACGGACTCCACACCCAAAACTAAAAGACTCAGATAAGAACAAAATGAGTTTATAAGGAGATAAGAATGAAAGGCCTGAAAAAAATTGCTCTTGCAACAGCTATCGCCGCGGCTCCGTTTGCTGCCAACGCTGAACTGCAAGCCATGAACGACGGCGCGATGGGTAACGTTACCGGCCAGGCCGGTGTGACCATCGAGCTGGAAACCAAGGTTAGCATCGGTCAGTTCAAATACACCGATGAAGGCTCTTTCGCGGTTAATGACATCGTTCTTGGTGGTGCCGGTGTCACTGCTGAGGGTGCCACTGCCGGTTATAACGACCTGTTGGACCAACTGAAGATTGATATCGACGTTGCTGATGACGGCGACGCCACCATTGCAGTTCACACCCTCGACGGCAATCCGATCGACTGGGGTATGACTGTTGGCTCCATGGAGCTGCAGGCTGGCGCTACCGGTACTGACAGCACTACCCTGATCTCCAACATGAGCGGCTATGGTAACCTGGCTCAGCTGGATATCTCAGTCGATACCGCAACTGATCACCTGAACATTGCTGCTGCGTTCGACGTGACGGACATGGACTTCGACGTTGAGTTCCTCGGCGTTGGTATCCGTGACATGGTTATCACCGGTGCCGGCAAAAACTTCGACTATGATGGCGATGGTTCTGTATTTAGTGCAGACGCTGACGGCGAATTTGGCCTCACCGATCCGCAAAAATTGGGCGTTCTGTCCGCTTATGCTAACGTGAACCTTGACGTCTACAAAGGCGCCGGTCTGGGTGCTTCTACTGCAACTGGCGTGCTGCGCGTTGACGTTAACAACGTTTACATGGACATGTCCGTCGGCGCCATCGAAATCGGTGGTACTTCCATCGGTTCCGTCGCAATGGATAACGTTGCGATTACCAACACCAAGCTGGCTGTCTACGGTCACTAATCTGACCTGACACCAGAACTGGTGAAACGCCCCGCATTGCGGGGCGTTTTTTTGGGTCTTGAAATTATGAGGCCCAAAGAAAAACGGCAACCCGAGGGCTGCCGTTTTTTTGCGTTTAAAAGGTCCGGGTTATCGATCCGGAACCGCAATAGAAAGATCAAACCCGCCGCCCGGCCTGGGTGTCAGGCTGATAGGGCCCTGGTTGATCGCTTGTGGAATCTGAATCTGATCTATGCCCGGCGGGTTACCGATCGAGAAGTTCAGGTTCTGTCCGTCAAAACCGATGCCCAGCTGATCATTCAGGAAGGTCTGGGTAAACGGCTCATCCGGAATCTCCATCTGCTGCCCAAAAACCAGGGGCGGAATCGTCGGGGTAAATTCTGCCAGTGGTTGTGCGTTCGCCAGTTCTTCCTGGGGAAGCAGCAGGGCCCGCCTCAGAAATTCTTCCTCGGCGCTTTCGAGGGCATCAGTTTTCCCTTCATCAACGTATCGCTGCAGGGCATCCCTGTAAGCTTCTTCTTCGGCTTCGCTCAACACAGGTTCGCCAGGAGAAATTGTGAGCGAGCGGATGATACGCTGTCGGTCCGCTTCAGACTTTCTCCGTTCTTTGGGGACCACAATGACGGCAGAATCCTTTACGTAGGTTTCCACCATTTCGTCCGATGTCATGGTCTGAACGTCTGCCATGACCGGAAGGGCTGCAGTGATACCGGCAATTGAGGCGGCAAGCAGGTGTCGGCGTTTCATAATCGGGCCTTTTCATGTGATAACGCTGATACAGGACGATTCTGACACTGCTTTGGTCAGCGCACTCCTTAAAGGGAGTATTCTGCTTGTCTCTGACTAATTCAAGCCGGATCTGTCGAGTTTGTGATCAGAATCTTTGAATTTCCAGTATTGTTATAAAGCCCTGTAAAGACGGGGGTATATTCCCGGAACCTTTCATAAATACACCGGCCTCAAGGGTACAATGAGAAAATTCTTCAGGAAGCGCTGGCAACGATGGGTGAATCGCCGTATTCCCCGTTCGGATGCCCAGATTTTTAACCAGAAAAACATCTTCATCCTGCCCACTGGTCCAGGTGTCGTGTTTGGTGCCTTGCTGTTGATCATGTTGATTACCGGAATCAACTACCAGAACAGTCTGATTTATCTCATCACGTTTCTTCTTGGCGCCGTCTTTGTCGGAGCCATGCACCAGACCCACCGCAATTTGTCTGGCCTGGAGCTTAGCTTGGTTCAACCCGGAGAGGGCACCGCAGGGGAGGAGGTTCCGTTTCGGTTTCGTGCGACAGCAGGGCGGGATGATGCCATTGCCGTTGTTCTTTCCTGTGAGGAATCTTCACTTGCGCCAATGCATGTTCCGGCCGGCCAGGCTAAGGATCTTGTGTTGCCGGTGCCATCTGCTCACCGAGGGTACCTTCGGCCTGACCGCATTCGTATTGAAACCCGATTTCCGTTTGGGCTTCTGAAAGCATGGTCCTGGGTTCGGCCCATCTCAGCGGCGATCGCTTTTCCCAGACCCTTGCCGGCCCCGGACGTTTTGAGTTCAGTCGATGACGGCGATGAGTCATCCATTGCGCGTTCTGTCGAAGGGAATGATCACGTAGACCTTCGTCCCTGGCGGGAAGGTGACTTGAGCCAGAGAGTGATGTGGAAGCGCTTTGCCAGGAACGGGCAAATGGTTGTAGCGGACTGGGAAGGAGAAAGCGGCAGCCCCGACTGGTTGGATTTTAACGCCTTTCCGGGAATGGATAATGAATTACGGTTGAGTTACCTGGCATGGCTTGTTCGGGAGAGGGAGCGTGTGGGGGCCAGGTTTGGACTGAATCTGCCTGGGCAGATCATAGAGCCGGATTCCGGACCGGCCCATGCGTTGAGGTGTCTCCGTGCGCTTGCTGTCTGGGGTGAGGAAAAGCCCCGAGATACGGTGCCTCAGGCCCATGGAACCCGCGTCAGAGGCGTTGATAACACGATGGATCGCCAAAGAGGGGCGAGGGTATGAGTGGCAGGTACCGGCTTTCCCCTGGCGAGCCGACCAATGCGTCGGCATCAGTCAGCCTGCCTTCCAGGGCCTTGCTTTGGCTCATCGCCAGTTTCGCACTGTCGCTGATGCCTCAGTGGGATCGGCTCCCGCTTTGGCTGGTTGCCGCTTGCGTTGTGCTGGCGGCATGGCGATGGCTGGCACAATATGGTCGCGTGCGCTTGCCCGGCCGCTGGCTGCGAACCGGCATCATGCTTGTGCTGATCTCGGTCTATGTGGCTACGGTTCAGGGCCGGTTTACCGTGGATACGGCGGCTTCTTTCTTTGTGCTTGCTGTTGGCTTGAAATGGCTGGAGACCCGAACCGTACGGGATTTTTACGTGCTCTTTTTTATTCTGGTGTACCTGACCACGGTGAACTTTCTTTTTCACCAGGAAATTCTCTGGACGCTGGTCAACCTGACTTCCATCGCGCTTTTGCTGGTTGGGCTACAGGTCCTGAACGCACCCGATTTACCAAAGGGCATGCAGTCAGGCTGGCGACGGCTCGTGTTGTTGCTGGTGAAGGTTCTTCCCATTGTGGTGCTGTTGTTTATCTTCTTTCCGCGCATGGCGCCGCTCTGGAGTGTCCCCCTGGTTTCGGGCGAGGCAAGAACGGGGATTAGCGACACAATGCGCCCCGGCGATATATCCAGCCTTGCCCAGAGTAGTGAGCGCGCTTTCCGGGTGACCTTCGGCGGGGAAATGCCGGAATATCGTGACCGGTATTGGCGCGGTCTGATACTGGACTACCTGGATGGAGAAACCTGGAAACAGGGCCGCACTGAAGTGTTTGAGCGACCCGGACGGGTTGCGGTGGATGGGGGCATCGGCGACCTCAAATCCGGGGAATACGACGTGCTACTGGAGCCTACGGATCAGCGCTGGGCCTTCGGGCTGGAGGGGTCTCGTGCGCTATCCGACAATGTTATCGAGGAATCGGAGGATCTTTTCCGTTTCCGCCGCCCGGCAGATTCGGCGGTCCGGTATCGTTTGGGGCCAGAGGGGGCAGGTGTATACGATGACGCCCAACTTGCACCTGCCGAGGCAAGGCGATATCTGCAGCTCCCGTCGGGAGGGAATGCTCGTTCCCGAGAGTTCGCCCGGGATCTGGGAAGCCGGCTTGACGACCTCGGTGTTGTTA of Marinobacter sediminum contains these proteins:
- a CDS encoding LuxR C-terminal-related transcriptional regulator, whose amino-acid sequence is MLLNTKFLRPTSDPRAVRRDRLSELLDPRSPKRLNLVIAPAGFGKTTLVAHWCSRTPSATAWLSLDEHDDESRRFWQYLIGAFEHSGLAGVEDCRKQLGHNSVDAVTAAITGLINILSADGTPWNLVLDDFHFIRGNEIQRQFAYFIDYLPPGITVTIASRTEPPLPLARWRVRRWVQDIHPGLLAFSEEECRAFFHDTMGLNIPEEEVRSICRRTEGWVAAMQLSALSGGVQPSPGKGATATNLKSAHLDVDERHISDYVLAEVLDQQSEEVSRFLLDTACCPRLCASLCDAIRGANDSQQQLQQLLTQNLFLIPLDTHNEWFRYHDLFRDALLQRIGQRDPERASRLRQKTVEWLLDHAHVQEAIAQIVHHQDWPRLANVLAEHGNNLIHGGYHLPVLDWIQALPDEFVKESPQLQMLRVWGLFFANRVDTLEPLLLSLEDLLDRQVADSHPDAEGALGLQSEISLIRSYLARTRSDDKNASDLTRQVLKDIDHTQIPLKSVTYYGLGLDYFGKGDLADAEEALQSAVRYGQVERKPSTVLSSGGLLAWIQYNRGDIEMALDTCTEVRRWVDQHYADPSQPRLISCWQNSALTEIYRERNEPQLAATHLAPLLEHVRGGTEAGQHVVIQYVRGHLAFSEGRFQEAIEVLEDAADMGRRRRDHIVFEPPASSALLARCFLATGHPEKARACLGSPDDDRFTNPLNREQNLISIARVKVALDQPGEAQEILSKLIPAAERSAHNRHLVEILLVYAEALDCQNRRQEAQEMLNRAIIKAADAGFMRLFAEESPRLRALLLDLPLLKAPGSWNTNLVTMLREQANAKSEPSDAASPTPVIKTNAEAAPLQEPLSHREKQVLTLINEGHANKEIAATMEVAPTTVKAHIRNLYGKLGVGRRTEALARARDLGLLDS
- the cysB gene encoding HTH-type transcriptional regulator CysB, with product MKLQQLRYIWEVAHHDLNVSATAQSLFTSQPGISKQIRLLEDELGLEVFARSGKHLTRITPGGEIIIREAGEILRRVEGIKKIAQEFSNQRRGDLSIATTHTQARYALPSIISGFIEEYPDVSLHMHQGTPMQISEMAANGAVDFAIATEAMELFNDLIMMPCYRWNRSVIVPKDHPLAKIPELTLSELAEYPLVTYVFGFTGRSKLDEAFQSQGLTPKVVFTAADADVIKTYVRLGLGVGIIASMAFDPKADPDLVALDARKLFRPSVTRIGFRKGTFLRGYMYDFIQRFAPHLTKEKVDEAVAHQGSRTEIEELFKDVELPTY
- a CDS encoding phosphoadenylyl-sulfate reductase, with protein sequence MTDIQQLQDELEGQSPRSILKAALKQYDSIAISFSGAEDVVLIEMAHKLTDNLQVFTLDTGRLHPETYEFVERVRKHYGIEIEVLCPDTTQVQNLVNKKGLFSFYEDGHSECCGIRKVNPLKRKLATVDAWITGQRKDQSPGTRNDVPVIQEDTAFSTEEKTLIKFNPLANWTSKEVWDYIRMSEAPYNELHEKGFVSIGCQPCTRPVLPGQHEREGRWWWEEATKKECGLHADNLIASS
- the thrH gene encoding bifunctional phosphoserine phosphatase/homoserine phosphotransferase ThrH — translated: MELACLDLEGVLIPEIWIAFAEKTGIEELKATTRDIPDYDVLMTQRLRLLDQHGYGLPQIQEVIGELDPLPGAREFLDWLRERFQVVILSDTFYEFAMPLMAKLGFPALLCHKLEVADNGQITDYLLRQRDPKRQSVRAFQLLNYRVIAAGDSYNDTTMLGQAEQGILFHAPQNVIDEFPQFPAVHDFEELKQEFLKASAVHSA
- the pabB gene encoding aminodeoxychorismate synthase component I; its protein translation is MESLADRFRVHPEPAGKDYLTGGWIGFLSYELGYVKEKRLADLCPDLPVPLLSAGFYLWTASHNRSTDTYYLWIHPECPTGLRQTLDHWMSTAPPSDPEPWRMASPFTARQSPEAFKKSVETIREYIEAGDCYQANLSQEFTGSYKGDPWQAFQALATANPTPYSAYIRVGDASVLSVSPERFLQINGKVVTTSPIKGTRPRGSTPASDAAYAAELEASTKDRAENLMIVDLLRNDLSLNAAKGSVIVDKLFSLESFRNVHHLVSHIRAELADGVTPMKALLDAFPGGSITGAPKIRAMEIIRELEPHWRGPYCGSVFYRGLDGTLDSNIAIRTMLCDGKGTIRCWGGGGIVADSDPESEYQETLTKVRPLMEFLERFQGAS
- a CDS encoding DUF6160 family protein, translating into MKGLKKIALATAIAAAPFAANAELQAMNDGAMGNVTGQAGVTIELETKVSIGQFKYTDEGSFAVNDIVLGGAGVTAEGATAGYNDLLDQLKIDIDVADDGDATIAVHTLDGNPIDWGMTVGSMELQAGATGTDSTTLISNMSGYGNLAQLDISVDTATDHLNIAAAFDVTDMDFDVEFLGVGIRDMVITGAGKNFDYDGDGSVFSADADGEFGLTDPQKLGVLSAYANVNLDVYKGAGLGASTATGVLRVDVNNVYMDMSVGAIEIGGTSIGSVAMDNVAITNTKLAVYGH
- a CDS encoding DUF58 domain-containing protein — translated: MRKFFRKRWQRWVNRRIPRSDAQIFNQKNIFILPTGPGVVFGALLLIMLITGINYQNSLIYLITFLLGAVFVGAMHQTHRNLSGLELSLVQPGEGTAGEEVPFRFRATAGRDDAIAVVLSCEESSLAPMHVPAGQAKDLVLPVPSAHRGYLRPDRIRIETRFPFGLLKAWSWVRPISAAIAFPRPLPAPDVLSSVDDGDESSIARSVEGNDHVDLRPWREGDLSQRVMWKRFARNGQMVVADWEGESGSPDWLDFNAFPGMDNELRLSYLAWLVRERERVGARFGLNLPGQIIEPDSGPAHALRCLRALAVWGEEKPRDTVPQAHGTRVRGVDNTMDRQRGARV
- a CDS encoding transglutaminase TgpA family protein, coding for MSGRYRLSPGEPTNASASVSLPSRALLWLIASFALSLMPQWDRLPLWLVAACVVLAAWRWLAQYGRVRLPGRWLRTGIMLVLISVYVATVQGRFTVDTAASFFVLAVGLKWLETRTVRDFYVLFFILVYLTTVNFLFHQEILWTLVNLTSIALLLVGLQVLNAPDLPKGMQSGWRRLVLLLVKVLPIVVLLFIFFPRMAPLWSVPLVSGEARTGISDTMRPGDISSLAQSSERAFRVTFGGEMPEYRDRYWRGLILDYLDGETWKQGRTEVFERPGRVAVDGGIGDLKSGEYDVLLEPTDQRWAFGLEGSRALSDNVIEESEDLFRFRRPADSAVRYRLGPEGAGVYDDAQLAPAEARRYLQLPSGGNARSREFARDLGSRLDDLGVVRTLLSRFREQAYFYTLRPPEMPEDGIDTLLFDARRGFCAHYAGATTFVLRAAGIPARVVVGYQGGQNGAGGDYLIVRQYDAHAWVEAWIGGRGWVRIDPTAAIAPERIESGLRDAVADEGSFLENDWASPQRYGDLALVQWASLQLDRINYQWQRWIVGYQGQSQMDLMSRLPGGIGMRELGYLTAGIVGVGLLIAGLLSAWQMRRGEHRDRFRRILGSWHQLCASAGVPVRTGETPSALASRLARAKPVAADSARLFARIVNSHYYSDAPAEGDDVELKRMRRILTTMKRQLRRSHSTAGKRS